From the Polynucleobacter acidiphobus genome, the window GGATGAGGCGCCCAAGTTTTAAATGCAGCAAGCGCAATCCCCCCATTTTTTATTGGTCAAGCTATCTTCATTAGGGGATGTGCTCCATAACCTTCCGATTGTTTGGGATATTCGGCAGCATTATCCAAATGCCACAGTCGATTGGGTGGTCGAGGAGGCGTATGTCGATCTTTTAAAGCCCCTTCAATCAAGCAATAGTTTTAAAGGGATTGACCGGATTATTCCAATTGGTTTGCGGCGCTGGAAAAGAAATATTCTGAGCGTGAGACATTGGCAAGAATTGAGGCAATTTATTCATGTTTTACAGCAAGATCAATACGACGTCATTATTGATTCGCAAGGATTAATGAAGTCGGCAGTAGTAGCTAAGTTAACTCATCGTACGCAAGCGGGGAAAATTACTGGGCTTGCGAATGCGACCGAATTTTCAGGATATGAGCCTTTAGCTAGAATGTTTTACTCCGACTCGGTTACCGTACCCAGAAAGTGCCATGCAGTTGATCGCTCACGTTATCTTCTAAGTTCTGCTTTAGATATTGCTCTAATTACGCGTTCGTCTATTCCCAAGTTCTACCCAGAGTCTTTTGTAAAAGACCTTACTAATCAAGATTTGAGTCCTGAAATTGCAAAGCATTTAAAAACCCCTTATGTTTTATGTTTTCATGCGAGCGCCCGGGCTGCGAAGCGGTGGGATATCCAAGGCTGGATTGCAGTTGGGAAGTTTTTATTAGAGCGGGGCTTACACCCAGTATTTCCATGGGGGAGCCCCCATGAGAAACAAATCAGTCAGCAAATTGTTGAGGGGATTGGTGGTGGTGATTGTGGCGCTATGGTGCCCCCAGCTTATTCCATCACGCAGTACTTTGAAATTACCAGTCATGCCCGATTAACAATCGGTGTGGATACGGGCTTAACTCATTTGGCCGCAGTACTAGGTCGCCCCACGATTGAAATCTATTGCGACTCTCCAATTTGGAAAACAGAGGGATATTGGTCAAATCAAGTGATTAATCTTGGCGACATAGGTCAGCCGCCCAGCATTGAGAGTGTTCTCAGTGGAATTGAGCGTTTGATCTCATCCTAAATGATTAACGTAGTAGCGCGTTAATCGCAATTAAGTCCTCATCGGATAGATTGGCGGCCTGGGCTTTTAGGCGCAATGCATTCATGATGGTGTCATAGCGTGCCTTATAGAGAGAGGCACGCGTGGTAAAGAGTGTATCTAAGGCAATTAAGACATCGATGTTAATGAGGGTGCCAACGTTGTAACCTAACTTACTGGATTCCACTGCGGTAGCCGAGGATTTCTCAGCTGCTTCCAGTGCCTTAACAGTAGCTAAACCACCATAGAATCCGGTAAAGGCTTGGCGAGTTGCCTGGGCAGCG encodes:
- the waaC gene encoding lipopolysaccharide heptosyltransferase I codes for the protein MQQAQSPHFLLVKLSSLGDVLHNLPIVWDIRQHYPNATVDWVVEEAYVDLLKPLQSSNSFKGIDRIIPIGLRRWKRNILSVRHWQELRQFIHVLQQDQYDVIIDSQGLMKSAVVAKLTHRTQAGKITGLANATEFSGYEPLARMFYSDSVTVPRKCHAVDRSRYLLSSALDIALITRSSIPKFYPESFVKDLTNQDLSPEIAKHLKTPYVLCFHASARAAKRWDIQGWIAVGKFLLERGLHPVFPWGSPHEKQISQQIVEGIGGGDCGAMVPPAYSITQYFEITSHARLTIGVDTGLTHLAAVLGRPTIEIYCDSPIWKTEGYWSNQVINLGDIGQPPSIESVLSGIERLISS